Proteins co-encoded in one Alcanivorax sp. genomic window:
- a CDS encoding Hpt domain-containing protein — MPVSETQLIDSDIVTELKDVMGDDFSVLVDSFIRDGQQRLQALQQALSARDRETLRAQAHSFKGSSSNLGALQVCALCLAMETLAVEGDLNQAPEILEALQTAFDKASEALREI, encoded by the coding sequence ATGCCGGTTTCAGAGACACAACTTATCGATTCGGACATCGTCACGGAGCTGAAAGACGTGATGGGCGATGATTTTTCTGTGCTGGTGGACTCGTTTATTCGTGATGGCCAGCAGCGGTTACAGGCGCTTCAGCAGGCCCTGTCAGCACGGGACCGAGAGACGCTGCGGGCCCAGGCGCATTCCTTTAAGGGCAGCAGCAGCAACCTGGGGGCGCTGCAGGTCTGCGCCCTGTGCCTGGCCATGGAGACCCTGGCTGTCGAGGGCGATCTGAATCAGGCGCCGGAGATTCTGGAGGCGCTGCAGACGGCATTCGACAAGGCGTCCGAAGCGTTGAGAGAAATCTGA